In Primulina huaijiensis isolate GDHJ02 chromosome 4, ASM1229523v2, whole genome shotgun sequence, the DNA window TGCCAGTTGTGCATCTTGTTTAATAATGCCTCGATACTGGGTAAACTGCCCCACCTCAGTCatggtttcttttgttttagaCCAATATGTTATGGGCTCCTAGGCCCACGCTATTGGATCCATAAAATTAACTAGCCCACTAAATCAATGTGGCCCAATTTATTTATACgtagatttaaaaatatatacgtCCCTCGACTCGAATCATTGTataataattcatataatttttttttcctttttaccGGAATGGAAAATTCTTGTGCAGACGTTTAATGAAACAAAATCCAAACTTTTATTGAATCACACTCGATGCTTTTTCTTCTCCTCCCTCCTTCCATTGCTTTTACGTCCTTCCGACACAACCCCAAGATTCTCCCTTTCTTATAGGGAGAAGAAAATTTTTGTAACAGAGGAAAAGATGTGTTACCCAAGTGATTGTTTGTCCGGTGCTTACCACCGGACTAGTCCCGATCGGCCATCGATTACGCCATTGGCATCGCTTGCAAGGGTTGATAGAGGTGTCCGGTCGGCCGAGAGAGCCAGCAGAGATGGCGCAAAGATAACCACATGCCTGTGTTCACCGACAAGCCATCCAGGGTCGTTCCGGTGCAGGCATCATCATGGAGAATATCAGTGGGTTAAGAGGCATAGACGAGCATTCTTGATATCGACAAAGGGAAACTGAAGTTCAATGATTTTATTTGCTATGACGAGGTTGTACAAATCAACAAATATGATCAATAAAATGCTAATTTACAACCTCAAGTAGTAAATGATATAATTAGTTTGAACTTTACAGCGTCTGTTTGTTACATCGAGGTAAAGATTTTCCCTGAAATTTTGATGGGAGGGtctgatatatgatttacaTGGAAACTCACACCTGAAACCTGTCGAAATCATTCACACCGCGGCACCCCCTGGCTCGATCTCTCCAGTGCACTATTATTGTCAACGAATGGAAATTAGTCTAACAAACAAAAACACAAGGAAAGAATGATTGGACACAATGGTGTAAGAAATAAATCTGTTGGTGCATAATAGTTTCCaaatttaacattaaaaatcaagaattaCATACCCTTTATCCTACATTTGCCCCCAATAATAAGATCATGATCAATGGGAACATTATGAAATCAGCAAAGAGTTCAAGTCTACCTCAGGATAGCAATTCTGCGAACTAATCGTTTGGTTGCTTGTATCTGCAACGACTTCGCATGATATGGTCGTCTGTATCAAATTACAAATATCAGACACGTATTAAGATATGATATCAACTCCACAAGAAACTTTGAAGTGAATCTCTCGACGGGTAACTCTCTGGATTCGGATTGTCCTACTGGACTAGTGATTAACATGACGATGTAACTCAATTTTTTagttttagaaaattttggatTCGGgtaattcaatttaaaatatcaaaatattaactGGGATGGCTCAATTTTCATGGTTCTGGATGTAAGATGAGCAACCAGACCATTATGGTACTCAAACGTTGATATATGTAGCTCAGTATGGAACGCAAGTTGAAAAAATGAAAACTTTCCAAGAAATACAGCAAAAATTTACCTTGAGAGGCAAGTCGAAGAAGAAAAGCCTGAGCTTTCCACCAATCTTCGACTCTGTGTCGAACGTGATCTCACCGTCCGCCACATCCTCCACCAACAAAACCACGTCGCTCAAGATCTCCACCGCTTCCAGATCGAGCGTGGCGTTCACGTACGATGAGCTGCGCGCCTTCACTTGCCCGCCCTCCGAAGACGCATTCCCCAGGTTCTGTCCCCTGTACCCGATCGTGACATTCACCCAATCGTAGTCGATGGAGTAAAAATCCCGATTCTTAACACTAACGGTGAGGTTCAGCTTCACGTCGAGTGAGATTTCGGGGACCGCATGGAAGCTGAGGCGATTAAGGCTGAGGTGGACGATGGAGAGCTTGGGTTTGGACGGCCAGAGGAGGACCAAGGCAGCCACGAGGAAGATGAATACGACGGAACAGGATATTACACCGCAGCGGCATGATTTACGGAATACACCACGGTGGTAGGACGGAGGATACGGAGGGAGAACGTCGACGTATTGGGATGATTGGGGCTGGCTTTCGGAGAGGAGAGGCTGGTGGAACGACGACGCATCGTAATGTTTCGGTTCCGCCATTCAGCTTTGCCGGGTTTGAAGTTTCTCTACTGT includes these proteins:
- the LOC140975780 gene encoding uncharacterized protein isoform X2: MAEPKHYDASSFHQPLLSESQPQSSQYVDVLPPYPPSYHRGVFRKSCRCGVISCSVVFIFLVAALVLLWPSKPKLSIVHLSLNRLSFHAVPEISLDVKLNLTVSVKNRDFYSIDYDWVNVTIGYRGQNLGNASSEGGQVKARSSSYVNATLDLEAVEILSDVVLLVEDVADGEITFDTESKIGGKLRLFFFDLPLKTTISCEVVADTSNQTISSQNCYPE
- the LOC140975780 gene encoding uncharacterized protein isoform X1, producing the protein MAEPKHYDASSFHQPLLSESQPQSSQYVDVLPPYPPSYHRGVFRKSCRCGVISCSVVFIFLVAALVLLWPSKPKLSIVHLSLNRLSFHAVPEISLDVKLNLTVSVKNRDFYSIDYDWVNVTIGYRGQNLGNASSEGGQVKARSSSYVNATLDLEAVEILSDVVLLVEDVADGEITFDTESKIGGKLRLFFFDLPLKTTISCEVVADTSNQTISSQNCYPECTGEIEPGGAAV